From the Hevea brasiliensis isolate MT/VB/25A 57/8 chromosome 15, ASM3005281v1, whole genome shotgun sequence genome, one window contains:
- the LOC110670860 gene encoding probable aspartic proteinase GIP2 — protein sequence MAIPRNLFLFCSLIFLISPSIAQTSFRPKALVLPVSKDPSSLLYLTQINQRTPLVPVDVTLDLGGLYLWVDCEQGYESSSYRPARCNSAQCSLANANGCITECFSSPRPGCNNNTCALLVDNTVTNIGTDGELGQDVVSIQSTDGSNPGRSVSVSKFLFTCAPKFILEGLPSGVKGMAGLGRTKVSLPSQFSAAFSFDRKFAICLSSSTTAKGVVFFGDGPYVLRPNFDASESLTYTPLILNPVSTAAAFVQGDPSSDYFIGVKSIKINGKAVPLNKTLLSINREGFGGTKISTVNPYTVMETTIYNAVVNAFAKEMGDVPRVASVAPFGACFNSTKILGTRLGANVPSIDLVLQSNNVFWRIVGANSMVEANSDVLCLGFVDGGVNPRTSIVIGGHQLEDNLLQFDLATSRLGFSSSLLSRQTTCANFDFTSKA from the coding sequence ATGGCAATCCCTCGTAATCTCTTTCTCTTCTGTTCCCTCattttccttatttctccttCCATTGCGCAAACTTCCTTCAGGCCCAAAGCACTAGTCCTTCCTGTATCAAAAGACCCATCAAGTCTCCTTTACCTTACCCAGATCAACCAAAGAACCCCTCTCGTTCCTGTCGATGTCACCCTGGATCTTGGTGGCCTGTATCTCTGGGTTGATTGTGAGCAAGGCTATGAGTCATCCTCTTATAGACCTGCACGCTGCAATTCGGCCCAGTGTTCACTTGCTAACGCAAATGGCTGTATAACCGAGTGCTTTTCTAGTCCAAGACCAGGGTGCAACAACAACACATGTGCCCTGCTCGTTGACAACACGGTTACAAACATTGGCACTGATGGTGAGCTTGGTCAGGATGTGGTGTCTATCCAATCTACGGATGGATCAAATCCTGGTAGATCCGTTTCTGTTTCTAAATTTCTCTTCACTTGTGCTCCTAAATTCATCTTGGAAGGTCTTCCCAGTGGTGTCAAGGGTATGGCTGGCCTCGGAAGGACTAAGGTTTCTCTCCCTTCTCAATTTTCTGCTGCCTTTAGCTTTGACCGGAAGTTCGCCATTTGCTTGAGCTCCTCAACAACTGCTAAAGGTGTGGTGTTCTTCGGTGATGGGCCTTATGTCTTGCGTCCAAATTTCGATGCCTCCGAGTCCCTCACTTATACACCACTGATCCTCAACCCAGTAAGCACAGCAGCTGCTTTCGTTCAAGGTGACCCTTCCTCTGATTATTTCATTGGAGTGAAATCTATCAAAATCAATGGAAAAGCTGTTCCATTGAATAAAACATTGCTATCCATTAACAGGGAAGGCTTCGGTGGAACAAAGATTAGCACCGTTAATCCTTACACTGTCATGGAGACAACAATCTACAATGCTGTTGTTAATGCTTTTGCGAAGGAGATGGGTGATGTCCCAAGAGTGGCATCTGTGGCACCTTTCGGGGCTTGTTTTAACTCTACCAAAATCCTTGGCACTCGCCTTGGAGCAAATGTGCCATCAATTGATCTTGTGTTGCAGAGCAATAATGTTTTCTGGAGGATTGTCGGTGCCAACTCAATGGTGGAAGCTAATAGTGATGTGCTATGTCTGGGATTCGTTGATGGAGGTGTAAATCCGAGGACTTCAATAGTGATTGGAGGGCACCAATTGGAGGACAATCTTCTGCAGTTTGATCTTGCCACTTCAAGGCTTGGGTTTAGCTCTTCTTTGTTGTCTAGACAAACAACTTGTGCAAACTTCGACTTCACCTCTAAAGCTTAA
- the LOC110670938 gene encoding dual specificity protein phosphatase 1 isoform X1 — protein sequence MDSVDDLIKNQIAALWRVINLTRCVKEDNIPCQIEQGLFLGSVGAANNKDILKSKNITHILTVANTLAPAYQNDFIYKVIGVADKEDSNLRQYFDECFNFIDEAKRQGGGVLVHCFVGRSRSVTIVVAYLMKKHGMSVSQALEYVRNRRPQAAPNSGFISQLLDFEKSLQGLPS from the exons ATGGATAGTGTTGACGATTTAATTAAGAACCAAATAGCTGCACTTTGGCGAGTTATAAATTTGACAAGATGCGTTAAGGAGGACAACATCCCATGCCAAATTGAACAG ggcCTCTTCTTGGGTTCTGTTGGTGCTGCTAATAATAAGGATATACTGAAAAGCAAGAATATTACACACATCTTAACAGTGGCTAATACTTTGGCTCCTGCTTATCAAAATGATTTTATATATAAAGTCATTGGAG TTGCGGATAAAGAAGACTCAAATTTGAGACAATACTTTGATGAGTGCTTCAATTTTATTGACGAAGCAAAAAGACAGGGTGGCGGTGTTTTGGTTCATTGCTTTGTTGGAAGATCCAGAAG CGTGACAATTGTTGTTGCCTATCTGATGAAAAAGCATGGCATGAGCGTATCCCAAGCTCTCGAATATGTGAGGAATAGACGACCTCAGGCTGCTCCCAACTCAGGTTTCATCTCACAATTGCTGGACTTTGAGAAATCTCTTCAAG GCCTCCCATCATAA
- the LOC110670938 gene encoding dual specificity protein phosphatase 1 isoform X2 codes for MDSVDDLIKNQIAALWRVINLTRCVKEDNIPCQIEQGLFLGSVGAANIADKEDSNLRQYFDECFNFIDEAKRQGGGVLVHCFVGRSRSVTIVVAYLMKKHGMSVSQALEYVRNRRPQAAPNSGFISQLLDFEKSLQGLPS; via the exons ATGGATAGTGTTGACGATTTAATTAAGAACCAAATAGCTGCACTTTGGCGAGTTATAAATTTGACAAGATGCGTTAAGGAGGACAACATCCCATGCCAAATTGAACAG ggcCTCTTCTTGGGTTCTGTTGGTGCTGCTAATA TTGCGGATAAAGAAGACTCAAATTTGAGACAATACTTTGATGAGTGCTTCAATTTTATTGACGAAGCAAAAAGACAGGGTGGCGGTGTTTTGGTTCATTGCTTTGTTGGAAGATCCAGAAG CGTGACAATTGTTGTTGCCTATCTGATGAAAAAGCATGGCATGAGCGTATCCCAAGCTCTCGAATATGTGAGGAATAGACGACCTCAGGCTGCTCCCAACTCAGGTTTCATCTCACAATTGCTGGACTTTGAGAAATCTCTTCAAG GCCTCCCATCATAA